In one Ictalurus furcatus strain D&B chromosome 28, Billie_1.0, whole genome shotgun sequence genomic region, the following are encoded:
- the LOC128603934 gene encoding annexin A1: MSFFHKLFKGLTDDKPKDNSGKDSSKGSATPYYGTVRPDPNFNASRDAAALKEAIETKGVDENAITEILARRTNAQRQEIKAAFQQDSGKDLVKTLNSVLKSHYKNVALALLMTPAQYDAHELKQAMKGLGTKEKVLNEILGTRSNQEIQLLKTAYKDAYGKELEHDIRGDTSGHYQTALLALSKGIRKEDRDIDNGLAKSEAKALFEAGEKRLGTVSSVFIDVLTSRGDAQLCKIFKEYDKFGTEGFAQAVKQELSGDTEDCLMTLVKAAWNKPAYFAERMHLAMKGMLDDHDTMIRIIVSRSEVDLQKILQEYKRMYGKALQQDVLAETKGDYQKILLVLCGDQTGV; this comes from the exons ATGTCATTCTTCCATAAATTATTTAAAGGATTAACTGATGACAAGCCAAAAGACAACTCG GGCAAAGATTCTTCTAAAGGAAGCGCCACCCCGTACTATGGTACTGTCCGGCCTGATCCAAACTTCAACGCCAGCAGAGATGCTGCTGCTTTAAAAGAAGCCATTGAAACAAAAG GTGTGGATGAAAACGCCATTACAGAGATACTAGCTAGACGGACTAATGCGCAGAGACAGGAAATCAAAGCAGCTTTTCAACAAGACTCTGGAAAA gatttagTGAAGACTTTAAATTCGGTCTTGAAGTCCCACTACAAAAATGTGGCCCTGGCCCTGCTGATGACTCCAGCGCAGTACGATGCCCATGAACTCAAACAGGCCATGAAG GGTTTGGGAACCAAGGAAAAGGTGCTGAATGAAATTCTGGGAACGAGATCAAACCAGGAAATTCAATTGTTAAAAACTGCCTATAAAGATG CATATGGAAAGGAACTGGAGCACGATATTCGAGGTGACACTAGCGGACATTACCAGACGGCTCTACTCGCCTTGTCCAAG GGTATCAGAAAGGAGGATCGTGACATTGACAATGGGCTCGCAAAAAGTGAGGCCAAG GCGCTGTTTGAAGCCGGAGAAAAAAGGCTCGGAACGGTGTCTTCTGTGTTCATCGACGTTCTTACCTCCAGAGGTGATGCTCAGTTGTGCAAAA tttTCAAGGAGTATGATAAGTTTGGCACAGAGGGGTTTGCTCAGGCAGTGAAGCAGGAACTAAGTGGAGACACTGAGGATTGCCTAATGACCCTGG TGAAAGCAGCCTGGAACAAACCTGCCTACTTTGCTGAAAGGATGCATCTGGCCATGAAG GGCATGTTGGATGACCATGACACGATGATTCGGATCATAGTGAGTCGCTCTGAAGTGGACCTGCAGAAAATCCTTCAGGAGTACAAAAGGATGTACGGAAAAGCACTTCAGCAAGACGTTCTT GCAGAAACCAAGGGGGACTATCAGAAAATTCTCCTGGTGCTCTGTGGAGACCAAACAGGAGTCTGA